A window from Bos indicus isolate NIAB-ARS_2022 breed Sahiwal x Tharparkar chromosome 1, NIAB-ARS_B.indTharparkar_mat_pri_1.0, whole genome shotgun sequence encodes these proteins:
- the ANAPC13 gene encoding anaphase-promoting complex subunit 13 — MDSEVQRDGRILDLIDDAWREDKLPYEDVAIPLNELPEPEQDNGGTTESVKEQEMKWTDLALQYLHENVPPIGN; from the exons ATGGACAGTGAGGTACAAAGAGATGGAAGGATCTTGGATTTGATTGACGATGCTTGGCGAGAAGACAAGCTGCCTTATGAGGATGTTGCAATACCACTG AATGAGCTTCCTGAGCCTGAACAGGACAACGGAGGCACCACAGAATCTGTTAAAGAACAAGAGATGAAGTGGACCGACTTGGCCTTACAATACCTCCACGAGAATGTTCCCCCCATAGGAAACTGA